A region of candidate division KSB1 bacterium DNA encodes the following proteins:
- the scpB gene encoding SMC-Scp complex subunit ScpB, whose product MNEISRIIEAILFVADKPVTVNKLVLLLPNFKKEEIENGISDLNEVYKDHAINILEIAGGFQLATRPGYHEYIKKFNAARIRPRLSQAALETLAVITYKQPVSRVEVEAIRGVNSDGVVGTLLERGMIEILGRADTVGKPLLYGTTQELLQYFGLKNYSELPSFEEIEALLKAREEEEKIETIQQPQIPDGNET is encoded by the coding sequence ATGAACGAAATTAGTCGAATTATTGAAGCTATATTATTTGTTGCGGATAAACCGGTTACAGTGAATAAACTTGTTCTATTATTACCAAATTTTAAGAAAGAAGAAATTGAAAATGGCATATCGGACTTAAATGAAGTTTATAAGGATCATGCAATAAATATTCTTGAAATTGCTGGAGGTTTTCAATTGGCTACACGTCCGGGGTATCATGAGTATATCAAAAAATTTAATGCTGCTCGAATAAGGCCTAGGCTATCACAAGCAGCATTAGAAACACTCGCTGTTATTACTTATAAACAACCGGTCTCACGTGTTGAAGTCGAAGCGATAAGGGGAGTTAATTCGGATGGTGTTGTCGGTACTCTACTCGAGAGAGGAATGATTGAAATTCTGGGACGAGCTGACACCGTTGGAAAACCGCTTTTGTACGGTACAACTCAAGAATTATTACAATATTTTGGACTTAAAAATTATTCTGAATTACCAAGCTTTGAAGAAATAGAAGCATTACTGAAGGCCAGAGAAGAAGAGGAAAAAATAGAAACGATTCAACAGCCTCAAATACCCGATGGAAATGAGACTTAA
- a CDS encoding rRNA pseudouridine synthase: MRLNQYLAKCGVTSRRGAEKLIISGRVKINGEVIRKLATQCDEKTDKVELDNCLIKPAKNYVYFLLNKPPGYITTVSDPFHRPTVMSLIPKISGIVPVGRLDLDTQGTIILTNDGELINRLIHPKYEIEKKYLVGLNKKIDDKAILELENGVDIGDELLVKAYHIKKVSEKKIRLSLHEGRNRQIKRMLKTLGFSVTSLIREQFASLCVNDLKLGEWRFLDRNEIVHLKNLVRLN, translated from the coding sequence ATGAGACTTAACCAGTATTTAGCGAAATGTGGAGTTACTTCAAGACGAGGTGCGGAAAAGTTAATTATTTCCGGTCGGGTAAAGATCAATGGTGAAGTTATTAGAAAACTGGCGACTCAGTGTGATGAAAAAACAGACAAGGTTGAATTAGACAATTGCTTGATTAAACCGGCAAAAAATTATGTTTATTTTTTATTGAATAAGCCCCCTGGTTACATTACAACAGTTTCAGATCCATTTCATAGACCTACCGTTATGAGTTTAATTCCAAAAATATCTGGCATTGTACCGGTAGGACGACTTGATCTAGATACCCAGGGCACTATTATTCTAACAAATGATGGGGAACTGATTAATCGTTTGATTCATCCAAAATATGAAATTGAAAAAAAATACTTAGTTGGATTAAATAAAAAAATCGACGACAAAGCCATTTTGGAATTAGAAAATGGAGTTGATATTGGCGATGAATTACTTGTTAAGGCCTATCATATTAAAAAAGTCAGTGAGAAAAAAATACGCTTAAGTCTGCATGAAGGTCGAAATCGACAAATCAAAAGAATGCTAAAAACTTTGGGATTTTCTGTGACATCACTTATTCGGGAGCAATTTGCATCCTTATGCGTAAACGACTTAAAACTTGGAGAATGGCGTTTCCTTGATAGAAATGAAATTGTTCATTTGAAGAATTTAGTAAGACTTAATTAA
- a CDS encoding (d)CMP kinase → MAKSSNIRIPRFIITIDGPAGSGKSTTAGMLARKLDYLYLDTGAMYRAITLKVIQAKLIEEQVEKIISLLREAKIDLKNKDGYISIYLDEIDVTNEIRSKKVDKEVSWVCQIPDVREHLVKLQRDFGRDGGVVAEGRDIGTVVFPEADLKFFLTADLQTRAKRRWNEKKERGEVGLLEDIAAEIDQRDKIDFERELSPLIKAEGAVEVNTTNLTIDGQVNLLYKKIVEYGHQLEIADRSDKL, encoded by the coding sequence ATGGCAAAAAGTTCCAATATTAGAATTCCGAGGTTTATTATTACAATAGACGGTCCAGCTGGATCAGGAAAAAGTACTACTGCGGGAATGCTTGCCAGAAAATTAGACTATCTTTACTTAGATACAGGAGCGATGTATCGAGCAATAACCTTGAAAGTTATACAAGCTAAATTAATAGAAGAGCAGGTTGAGAAGATTATTTCTTTATTAAGGGAAGCAAAAATTGATTTAAAAAATAAGGATGGGTATATTTCTATATATTTGGATGAAATTGATGTTACAAATGAAATTAGATCCAAAAAAGTTGATAAAGAAGTTTCCTGGGTTTGCCAGATTCCGGATGTTCGGGAGCATTTAGTAAAGTTGCAAAGAGATTTTGGGCGGGATGGGGGAGTGGTTGCCGAGGGAAGAGATATTGGTACTGTTGTTTTTCCTGAAGCGGATTTAAAGTTTTTTTTGACAGCCGATTTACAAACTCGGGCAAAACGCCGCTGGAATGAAAAAAAAGAAAGAGGCGAAGTTGGACTCTTGGAAGACATCGCTGCAGAAATCGATCAACGAGATAAGATAGACTTCGAACGAGAGTTGAGTCCATTAATAAAAGCCGAAGGTGCTGTAGAAGTCAACACAACAAATTTAACCATTGATGGACAGGTAAATTTGCTCTACAAAAAAATAGTAGAATATGGCCATCAATTAGAAATAGCAGATAGATCGGATAAATTATAA
- a CDS encoding 1-acyl-sn-glycerol-3-phosphate acyltransferase, producing MIGINNWKKDQGFIVASNHQSYLDPFFVGSAAPVEMCYMAKKEIFSWPVLGFIAKNLNAFPTTRKGFDIGAIKHAKRMLKNYKPLLVFFEGTRSRDGKFLPVKRGVGLLSYINQVDILPTYVHGSLNLKNAIFRSPAVTVKFGQMISISKYQDLDLPVKEIYTMISNDVMNSVKELKNSIIN from the coding sequence GTGATAGGGATCAATAACTGGAAAAAAGACCAAGGATTTATTGTTGCCTCTAATCATCAAAGTTATTTAGATCCTTTTTTTGTTGGTAGTGCAGCCCCAGTGGAGATGTGTTATATGGCCAAAAAAGAAATATTTAGTTGGCCGGTTCTTGGCTTTATTGCTAAGAATTTAAATGCATTTCCAACAACACGTAAAGGATTTGATATTGGAGCTATTAAACATGCAAAACGGATGTTAAAGAACTATAAACCTCTGTTAGTCTTTTTTGAAGGAACAAGAAGTAGAGATGGTAAATTTCTCCCGGTTAAAAGAGGTGTTGGACTGCTTTCTTACATAAACCAGGTAGATATTTTACCTACTTATGTTCATGGTAGTTTAAATTTGAAAAATGCGATTTTTAGATCGCCAGCAGTAACAGTGAAATTCGGACAAATGATCTCAATTTCAAAGTATCAAGATTTGGATTTACCGGTTAAAGAAATTTATACAATGATATCAAACGATGTGATGAATTCAGTAAAAGAATTAAAAAATTCAATAATTAACTAG
- the rpsA gene encoding 30S ribosomal protein S1 — MAETKSESKESTENNSEVETVKLEDLVEEQEYSQDEYQKFEQIYESTINKFSDGEIVSGRIISIDSKDVSVDIGFKSEGLVPIDEFSNSKDLNIGDEIEVYIDNIEDKDGQLVLSSKKADFVRAWDKVIEVHEKDEVIKGKVSRRIKGGMVVDLIGVEAFLPGSQIDIKPVRDFDALVNQEFEFKIVNVNHLRRNIVVSRRVLIEEDMKGLREKILMNLDKGQKLEGTVKNITNFGVFIDLGGVDGLLHINDLSWGRIGHPSEVVSLDEKIEIVILDFDEDKSRISLGLKQLTPHPWDNIEDKFTVGTKISGKVVNIADYGAFIELEKGIEGLIHISEMSWIQHIKHPSQVVSMGDEVETIVLSVDKEGQKISLGLKQLEPDPWDKIEEKYPLGTRHNGVVRNLTNFGAFVELEDGVDGLVHISDLSWTRKIRHPSEVIKKNDNIEVEVLAIERENRRISLGYKQLFDNPWDILETQYKVGIQVKGVVTRCIEKGLVTEIPDQVEGFVPISHLTRIDSSGRRRTADAYKIDDELELTVIEFDKNNKRIVLSEKSLEELNLKTEQEAAEKTTEAQVEAAPEVKDDTEVKADIEVKEDVVVKDDIKQDSKPKTAQQKTKEKETETGTPKKTKAKLKKEEAEEKTNSETTGSEEDSKE; from the coding sequence ATGGCAGAAACAAAATCTGAGAGTAAAGAGAGCACTGAAAATAACAGTGAAGTAGAAACTGTTAAATTAGAAGATTTAGTTGAAGAACAAGAATATAGTCAAGATGAATATCAAAAATTCGAACAGATTTATGAAAGTACAATAAATAAATTCTCTGACGGAGAAATTGTTTCAGGTAGAATTATTTCAATTGATTCCAAAGATGTATCTGTGGATATTGGTTTTAAATCTGAAGGCCTGGTCCCCATTGACGAGTTTAGCAATAGCAAAGATCTCAATATAGGCGATGAAATTGAGGTTTATATTGACAACATTGAAGACAAAGACGGTCAGTTAGTTCTTTCCAGCAAAAAAGCCGATTTTGTTAGAGCCTGGGATAAGGTGATTGAAGTTCATGAAAAAGATGAAGTGATCAAAGGTAAGGTGAGCCGAAGAATTAAAGGCGGTATGGTTGTCGATTTAATTGGTGTTGAAGCTTTTCTACCAGGATCTCAAATAGATATTAAACCTGTGCGTGACTTTGATGCATTGGTCAATCAAGAATTCGAATTCAAAATTGTCAATGTAAATCATCTTCGCAGGAACATCGTTGTTTCTCGGCGTGTCCTGATAGAAGAGGATATGAAAGGTCTTAGAGAAAAAATCCTTATGAATCTGGATAAGGGTCAAAAGTTAGAAGGAACTGTCAAGAATATAACAAATTTTGGCGTGTTTATTGACCTGGGTGGTGTAGATGGTCTTCTGCATATTAATGATCTTTCTTGGGGAAGAATCGGACATCCTTCGGAAGTTGTATCGCTAGATGAGAAAATTGAAATAGTTATTCTTGATTTCGACGAAGATAAATCAAGAATTTCTCTGGGCCTCAAACAATTAACCCCTCACCCATGGGACAATATTGAAGATAAATTTACAGTTGGAACGAAAATATCAGGTAAAGTTGTTAATATTGCAGATTATGGTGCGTTTATTGAGCTTGAAAAAGGAATTGAAGGGCTTATCCATATTTCTGAAATGTCATGGATACAACATATTAAACATCCTTCCCAAGTCGTCTCAATGGGAGATGAAGTTGAAACTATTGTTTTAAGTGTGGATAAAGAAGGTCAGAAAATATCTTTAGGATTGAAACAACTTGAACCGGATCCATGGGACAAAATTGAAGAAAAATATCCCCTCGGTACACGTCATAATGGAGTAGTGAGAAATTTGACTAACTTTGGTGCTTTTGTCGAGCTTGAAGACGGAGTGGATGGGTTGGTTCACATCTCTGATTTATCCTGGACACGTAAAATCAGGCACCCAAGCGAAGTCATTAAGAAAAATGATAATATTGAAGTTGAAGTTCTTGCAATTGAAAGAGAGAACAGAAGAATTTCTTTAGGGTATAAGCAATTGTTTGATAATCCCTGGGATATTCTTGAAACTCAGTACAAAGTGGGAATTCAAGTGAAAGGGGTTGTCACCAGGTGCATCGAAAAAGGTTTGGTTACCGAAATCCCTGATCAGGTTGAAGGCTTTGTGCCAATCTCACATTTGACACGAATTGATTCATCGGGACGTCGACGAACCGCAGATGCCTATAAGATCGATGATGAATTAGAGCTTACGGTTATTGAGTTTGATAAGAATAATAAACGGATTGTTCTATCGGAAAAAAGTCTAGAAGAATTAAATCTGAAAACAGAGCAAGAAGCTGCAGAAAAGACAACTGAAGCTCAAGTGGAAGCAGCGCCAGAAGTTAAAGATGATACCGAAGTTAAAGCCGACATCGAGGTAAAAGAGGATGTCGTTGTAAAAGACGATATCAAGCAAGACAGTAAGCCGAAAACTGCACAACAAAAAACAAAGGAAAAAGAAACAGAAACAGGGACTCCAAAGAAAACCAAAGCAAAATTAAAGAAAGAAGAAGCAGAAGAAAAAACCAACTCCGAAACTACGGGGTCGGAAGAAGATTCAAAAGAATAG
- a CDS encoding LapA family protein yields MWIVKWILGALLIILILGFAFQNQHQVAHVNVWNWTSPEMPLYLIVYFGFSLGILTWLFVSIFKILQLKVECRKLNKQNELLTDELNRLRNLSVEEAFETDMPEEATDE; encoded by the coding sequence ATGTGGATAGTAAAATGGATTTTAGGGGCGTTGCTCATCATCCTTATACTTGGTTTTGCATTTCAAAATCAACATCAAGTGGCCCACGTTAATGTATGGAACTGGACTTCACCGGAAATGCCCCTGTATTTAATTGTTTATTTTGGATTTTCATTAGGAATACTCACTTGGTTATTTGTTTCCATTTTCAAAATATTGCAATTAAAAGTCGAATGTAGAAAGCTTAACAAACAAAATGAGTTGTTAACAGATGAGTTAAACAGGTTGCGCAATCTTTCTGTTGAAGAAGCCTTCGAAACTGATATGCCAGAAGAAGCTACGGACGAATAG